In a single window of the Pseudomonas lutea genome:
- a CDS encoding chemotaxis protein CheW, with protein MSRSQTAFQLLLDIDQRCRSLAAGLPLQETRQQGWSGIGFRMGERYYVAPMGEVDEILHEPRCAALPGAKAWVRGIANLRGRLLPVMDLGAFFGHEASLTRKQRRVLVIDFQGTFVGLLVDEVLGMQHFSERSLMPETGHDSEPDVAPYVQGRFVREQAWQVFSPRALVQSPDFMDVAL; from the coding sequence ATGTCCCGTTCACAAACCGCCTTCCAGTTGCTGCTTGATATCGACCAGCGCTGCCGCTCACTGGCTGCCGGCCTGCCGTTGCAGGAAACCCGGCAACAAGGCTGGAGCGGCATCGGCTTTCGCATGGGTGAGCGCTATTACGTAGCGCCCATGGGCGAAGTCGACGAAATTCTTCACGAGCCGCGTTGTGCAGCATTGCCGGGCGCCAAAGCCTGGGTCCGGGGCATTGCCAATCTGCGTGGACGCTTGCTGCCGGTAATGGATTTGGGCGCCTTTTTTGGCCACGAAGCCTCTCTCACGCGCAAACAACGCCGTGTGCTGGTCATCGACTTTCAGGGCACGTTCGTCGGCTTGTTGGTGGATGAAGTGCTCGGCATGCAGCATTTCAGCGAGCGAAGCCTGATGCCTGAGACGGGTCACGACAGCGAGCCTGACGTCGCGCCTTATGTTCAGGGCCGATTCGTGCGCGAACAAGCCTGGCAAGTGTTCAGCCCCAGAGCGCTGGTGCAGTCACCTGACTTTATGGACGTGGCGCTCTGA
- the gshB gene encoding glutathione synthase, producing the protein MSIRLGIVMDPIERISYKKDSSLAMLLAAQARGWSLFYMEQHDLYQDAGQARARMKPLKVFADPAHWFELEAEVDSSLDDLDVILMRKDPPFDMEFVYATYLLEQAERAGVLVVNKPQSLRDCNEKLFATLFPQCTPPTLVSRRADILREFAAKHGDVILKPLDGMGGASIFRHRVGDPNLSVILETLTKHGHEQIMAQAYLPAIKDGDKRILMVDGEPVPYCLARIPAAGETRGNLAAGGRGEARPLSDRDRWIAAEIGPTLREKGLLFVGLDVIGEHLTEINVTSPTCIREIDNAFGTDIGGMLMDVIEKKLQARA; encoded by the coding sequence ATGAGCATTCGCCTGGGAATCGTCATGGACCCCATCGAGCGCATCTCCTATAAAAAGGACAGCTCGCTGGCCATGCTCCTGGCGGCCCAAGCCCGCGGCTGGTCGTTGTTCTATATGGAACAGCACGATCTGTATCAGGACGCTGGCCAGGCCCGCGCCCGCATGAAACCGCTGAAAGTCTTCGCCGACCCTGCCCACTGGTTTGAACTTGAAGCTGAAGTCGACAGCAGCCTGGACGACCTCGACGTAATCCTGATGCGCAAGGATCCGCCGTTCGACATGGAGTTCGTGTACGCCACCTACTTGCTCGAGCAAGCCGAGCGCGCCGGCGTGCTGGTGGTCAACAAGCCGCAGAGCCTGCGTGACTGCAACGAGAAGCTGTTCGCGACGCTGTTCCCGCAGTGCACGCCGCCCACGCTGGTCAGTCGTCGCGCGGACATCCTGCGAGAGTTCGCGGCCAAGCACGGCGATGTCATTCTCAAACCTCTGGACGGCATGGGCGGCGCATCGATTTTCCGTCACCGCGTCGGCGACCCGAACCTTTCGGTCATCCTGGAAACCCTGACCAAGCACGGCCACGAGCAGATCATGGCGCAAGCGTATCTGCCGGCCATCAAAGACGGCGACAAGCGCATCCTGATGGTTGACGGCGAGCCTGTGCCCTATTGCCTGGCGCGCATTCCGGCCGCCGGTGAAACACGAGGCAACCTGGCCGCTGGCGGGCGAGGCGAGGCGCGCCCCTTGAGCGACCGCGATCGCTGGATCGCTGCCGAGATCGGCCCGACGCTGCGTGAAAAGGGCTTGTTGTTTGTGGGACTGGACGTCATCGGTGAGCACCTGACCGAAATCAACGTCACCAGCCCGACGTGCATCCGTGAAATCGACAACGCGTTCGGGACGGACATCGGCGGGATGTTGATGGACGTGATCGAGAAGAAGCTGCAGGCCCGCGCCTGA
- a CDS encoding methyl-accepting chemotaxis protein yields the protein MSNRGKSLEGARSRSQIVVLFICLIVFIMLLFVNFAYLSTQSNYDKQYIGHAGELRVLSQRIAKNATEAAAGKAAAFKLLGEARNDFDTRWQYLKKGDKSTGLPAAPAAVGDELKAVQTDWENLRKSTDVILAREQTVLSLHQVAATLAQTIPQLQVESEKVVDILLQTRAPASQVALAQRQSLLAERILGAVNTVLSGDETAVQAADAFGRDASQFGRVLNGMLEGNAALKIDQVEDRDARARLGEISELFQFVSGSVDEILETSPELLEVREAAGSIFSLSQTLLDEASVLANSFEHMAGGRTAYSYGGYILGLLALASIILIGLVMVRETNRQLRETAEKNERNQNAIMRLLDEIEDLADGDLTVAASVTEDFTGAIADSINYSIDQLRELVSTINLTAEQVFGAVKDTQTTATQLAAASEHQALQIAAASNAINEMATSVEQVSANASESVAVAERSVTIANKGNEVVHNTITGMDNIREQIQDTSKRIKRLGESSQEIGDIVSLIDDIADQTNILALNAAIQASMAGDAGRGFAVVADEVQRLAERSSSATKQIETLVRAIQNDTNEAVISMEQTTAEVVRGARLAQDAGVALEEIEGVSRILAALVESITNAAQQQAALGQQISSTMLVIQQTTTQTTSGTAATARSMGNLAKMASEMRRSVSGFTLPTSRR from the coding sequence ATGAGTAATCGCGGCAAGTCACTGGAAGGCGCGCGCAGCCGATCACAAATCGTTGTGCTGTTCATCTGCCTGATCGTTTTCATCATGCTGTTGTTCGTCAATTTTGCGTACCTCAGCACACAGTCCAACTACGACAAACAATACATAGGCCATGCCGGTGAGTTGCGCGTGCTGTCGCAACGCATCGCCAAAAACGCCACCGAAGCGGCAGCCGGCAAAGCGGCGGCGTTCAAATTGCTGGGTGAGGCGCGAAATGACTTCGACACGCGCTGGCAGTATTTAAAGAAGGGCGACAAGAGCACCGGCCTGCCTGCCGCACCTGCTGCCGTAGGCGACGAACTGAAAGCGGTGCAGACCGATTGGGAAAACCTGCGCAAAAGCACTGACGTCATTCTCGCGCGGGAGCAGACGGTGCTTTCGCTGCACCAAGTCGCGGCGACACTCGCGCAGACCATCCCGCAGTTGCAGGTCGAGTCCGAAAAGGTCGTTGATATTCTGCTGCAAACCCGTGCGCCCGCCAGCCAGGTGGCGCTTGCCCAGCGTCAGTCGCTATTGGCCGAGCGGATACTGGGCGCGGTAAACACGGTCTTGTCCGGGGACGAAACGGCGGTTCAGGCGGCCGATGCGTTCGGCCGCGATGCCAGCCAGTTCGGCCGTGTGCTCAACGGCATGCTGGAAGGCAACGCAGCGCTGAAAATCGATCAGGTCGAGGACCGCGATGCCCGCGCACGGCTGGGCGAAATTTCCGAGTTGTTCCAGTTCGTGTCGGGCTCCGTCGACGAAATCCTTGAAACGTCGCCTGAGCTGCTGGAAGTCCGTGAAGCAGCGGGCAGCATCTTCAGCCTCTCGCAGACGCTTCTCGATGAAGCTTCGGTGCTGGCCAACAGTTTCGAGCACATGGCTGGCGGGCGCACGGCCTACAGTTACGGTGGCTATATCCTCGGCCTGCTGGCGTTGGCGTCGATCATCCTCATTGGTCTGGTCATGGTGCGCGAGACCAATCGCCAGTTGCGCGAAACCGCCGAAAAGAACGAGCGTAATCAGAACGCGATCATGCGCTTGCTTGACGAAATCGAAGACTTGGCGGACGGCGATCTCACTGTTGCCGCTTCGGTCACCGAGGACTTCACCGGCGCCATTGCCGACTCGATCAACTACTCCATTGATCAGCTGCGAGAGCTGGTTTCGACCATCAACCTCACCGCCGAGCAGGTGTTTGGGGCCGTGAAAGACACGCAAACCACGGCCACCCAGCTGGCGGCGGCATCGGAGCATCAAGCGTTGCAGATTGCGGCGGCCTCCAATGCCATCAATGAGATGGCGACGTCCGTCGAGCAAGTCTCGGCCAATGCCTCCGAGTCGGTGGCGGTCGCCGAGCGCTCCGTGACGATTGCCAATAAGGGCAACGAGGTGGTGCATAACACGATCACTGGTATGGACAACATCCGTGAGCAGATTCAGGACACGTCAAAGCGTATCAAGCGCCTGGGCGAGTCCTCCCAAGAGATCGGCGACATTGTCAGTCTGATCGATGACATTGCCGATCAAACCAATATCCTTGCCCTCAACGCCGCGATTCAGGCCTCAATGGCGGGCGATGCCGGGCGCGGGTTCGCGGTGGTGGCCGATGAAGTGCAGCGGCTGGCCGAGCGCTCGTCTTCGGCGACCAAGCAGATCGAGACGCTGGTACGCGCGATCCAGAACGACACCAACGAAGCCGTGATTTCCATGGAGCAGACCACCGCCGAAGTGGTGCGGGGTGCGCGACTGGCGCAGGATGCCGGTGTCGCCCTGGAGGAGATCGAGGGTGTTTCCAGGATCCTCGCCGCGTTGGTCGAAAGCATCACCAATGCAGCGCAGCAGCAGGCCGCATTGGGTCAGCAAATATCATCGACCATGCTGGTGATCCAGCAGACGACCACGCAGACCACGTCCGGCACTGCGGCCACTGCCCGAAGCATGGGCAATCTGGCCAAGATGGCGAGCGAGATGCGGCGCTCCGTATCCGGGTTCACGCTGCCGACCTCGCGGCGTTGA
- the pilH gene encoding twitching motility response regulator PilH, translating into MARILIVDDSPTEMYKLTGMLEKHGHEVLKAENGADGVALARQEKPDAVLMDIVMPGLNGFQATRQLTKDADTNMIPVIMITTKDQETDKVWGKRQGARDYLTKPVDEETLMKTLNAVLAG; encoded by the coding sequence ATGGCTCGAATTCTGATCGTCGATGATTCGCCGACCGAAATGTACAAGCTGACGGGCATGCTGGAGAAACACGGCCACGAGGTTCTCAAGGCGGAGAACGGTGCGGACGGCGTTGCGCTGGCCCGCCAGGAAAAGCCCGATGCGGTGTTGATGGACATCGTCATGCCTGGCCTGAACGGCTTTCAGGCGACCCGTCAGCTGACCAAAGACGCTGATACCAACATGATCCCGGTGATCATGATCACCACCAAAGATCAGGAAACCGACAAGGTCTGGGGCAAGCGCCAGGGCGCGCGGGATTACCTGACCAAGCCGGTGGACGAAGAAACGCTCATGAAAACCCTGAACGCGGTGCTCGCGGGCTGA
- the pilG gene encoding twitching motility response regulator PilG has protein sequence MEQHSAPLKVMVIDDSRTIRRTAETLLKNVGCEVITAIDGFDALAKIADHHPRIIFVDIMMPRLDGYQTCALIKNNRAFKSTPVIMLSSRDGLFDKAKGRIVGSDQFLTKPFSKEELLSAIKAHVPGFVAVEQQLS, from the coding sequence ATGGAACAGCATTCAGCCCCATTGAAAGTAATGGTCATCGACGACTCCCGCACGATTCGTCGTACCGCCGAGACATTGCTGAAAAACGTCGGCTGTGAAGTGATCACCGCCATCGACGGTTTCGACGCGCTGGCGAAGATTGCCGACCATCATCCCAGAATCATTTTCGTCGACATCATGATGCCCAGGCTCGACGGGTATCAGACCTGCGCGTTGATCAAAAATAATCGGGCTTTCAAATCCACGCCCGTGATCATGTTGTCCTCGAGGGATGGACTGTTCGATAAAGCCAAAGGGCGCATCGTCGGTTCCGATCAGTTTTTGACCAAACCGTTTAGCAAGGAAGAGCTGCTCAGTGCAATCAAGGCCCATGTGCCCGGGTTCGTTGCAGTAGAACAACAACTATCTTGA